A single region of the Paludibacter jiangxiensis genome encodes:
- a CDS encoding PaaI family thioesterase, translating into MNKNLTIDQCNELCKGTLMEHLGMKITVVEEGRVEATMPIDKRTVQPVGILHGGATIALAESVAGVGSYYLCTPEAHAVGMQLSVNHISSPRKGEVKAVAVILHQGKKSHIWQVEVFAADNKLVSVITVTNMIIKKKVS; encoded by the coding sequence ATGAACAAGAATCTCACTATAGATCAGTGCAATGAGTTGTGCAAAGGCACGCTGATGGAACACCTGGGGATGAAAATTACCGTGGTGGAAGAGGGGCGCGTGGAGGCTACCATGCCCATCGACAAGCGCACCGTTCAACCGGTAGGAATCCTGCACGGCGGCGCCACCATCGCTTTGGCCGAGTCAGTGGCCGGGGTCGGTTCGTATTATCTCTGCACCCCCGAAGCGCATGCCGTGGGAATGCAACTGAGTGTCAACCACATTTCATCGCCCCGCAAAGGAGAAGTGAAAGCGGTAGCCGTAATCCTGCACCAGGGCAAGAAAAGCCACATTTGGCAGGTGGAGGTTTTCGCGGCCGACAACAAACTGGTTTCGGTAATCACCGTCACCAATATGATTATCAAAAAGAAAGTTTCTTGA